In Aulosira sp. FACHB-615, the following are encoded in one genomic region:
- a CDS encoding ATP-binding protein has translation MADEMIDLTNCDREPIHIPGLIQPHGVLLVLQDAHLEIIQVSDNTEKIIGHPPEALLGKHLSVLFDTKQIQKIQQCLTADFETINPLDLSIKHGNKLRYFDGIIHHSDTVILLELEPKKVKQKADFVDFYHQVKGTITRMQKSVTLREMCQVVVQEVRRITGFERVMIYQFDGEGAGCVIAEDTDLAIPYLDLHYPSSDIPKQARHLYTLNWLRLIPDVNYQPAPLIPHNNPLTNQPLDLSLSVLRSVSPIHLEYLHNMNVTASMSISLLQNQQLWGLIACHHSSPKYIPYNIRTICEFIGQVMSVELANKEASEDIDYKMQLKSLQTQFVEALSQSKYFLHGMVQLQSQLLNLVNATGAVICSGNQFIPVGEVPSEAEVNALLNWMKPRLHHSLFATRSLSQDYPPSESFRAIASGVLALEISRVQHNYLIWFRPEVIETVNWGGNPHKPVEVLSDGSLRMSPRKSFELWQETVRGCALPWKPSEIAAATELRSLIVGVVLRQADELASMNFELQRSNEELDSFAYIASHDLKEPLRGIHNYANFLMEDYAETLKGDGVAKLQTLVRLTQRMEDLINSLLHFSRLGRAELMRQPVNLNELVQQVIHTLSITRPQSEIEFRLPQTLPSIECDRAQVNELFTNLISNAMKYNDKAQKWVEIGYIPQEDTSRQPIFYVRDNGIGILEKHLDKIFQIFRRLHGRDEFGGGTGAGLTIARKIVERHGGRIWVESTPKQGSTFYFTLTAEAIT, from the coding sequence ATGGCTGATGAAATGATAGATTTAACAAATTGCGATCGCGAGCCGATTCACATTCCAGGTTTAATTCAGCCTCACGGAGTTTTGCTGGTTTTGCAAGATGCTCACCTCGAAATTATCCAAGTTAGTGATAACACTGAAAAAATCATTGGTCATCCACCAGAGGCACTTTTAGGCAAACATTTATCAGTTTTATTTGATACCAAGCAAATTCAAAAAATTCAGCAATGCCTCACCGCAGATTTCGAGACAATTAATCCCCTGGATTTATCAATTAAGCATGGCAATAAATTGCGGTACTTTGATGGCATTATCCACCACTCAGACACAGTAATTCTTTTGGAATTAGAGCCGAAAAAAGTTAAACAAAAAGCTGATTTTGTTGATTTTTATCATCAGGTAAAAGGCACAATTACCCGGATGCAAAAATCTGTCACACTACGAGAAATGTGCCAAGTTGTTGTTCAAGAAGTGCGGCGGATTACTGGCTTTGAGCGTGTGATGATTTATCAATTTGATGGGGAAGGTGCAGGCTGTGTGATTGCTGAAGATACTGATTTAGCAATTCCTTATCTAGATTTACACTACCCATCTTCGGATATTCCCAAGCAAGCCCGACATCTTTACACCCTCAATTGGCTGCGGTTAATTCCTGATGTTAACTACCAACCTGCACCGTTAATTCCTCATAATAATCCTCTGACAAATCAACCACTCGATTTAAGTTTGTCTGTGTTGCGGAGTGTGTCTCCAATTCATTTGGAGTACTTACATAATATGAATGTGACAGCTTCAATGTCTATTTCTTTGTTGCAAAATCAGCAGCTTTGGGGATTAATTGCCTGTCATCATTCATCACCTAAATATATTCCTTACAATATCCGTACCATTTGCGAATTTATTGGGCAGGTAATGTCTGTGGAACTGGCGAACAAAGAAGCCAGTGAAGATATTGATTACAAAATGCAGTTGAAGTCCTTACAAACTCAATTTGTGGAGGCTTTGTCCCAGTCTAAGTATTTTTTGCATGGGATGGTGCAGTTACAATCTCAATTACTGAATTTAGTGAATGCTACAGGGGCAGTAATTTGTAGTGGTAATCAATTTATCCCTGTGGGTGAAGTGCCATCGGAGGCAGAGGTAAATGCTTTACTGAACTGGATGAAACCACGGCTACATCATAGTTTATTTGCTACGCGATCGCTCTCTCAAGATTATCCCCCAAGCGAGTCATTCCGCGCGATCGCTAGTGGTGTGTTAGCTTTGGAAATTTCACGGGTACAACACAATTACTTGATTTGGTTTCGCCCAGAAGTAATCGAAACTGTCAACTGGGGTGGCAATCCGCACAAACCTGTGGAAGTATTATCTGATGGCAGCTTGCGAATGTCACCACGCAAATCTTTCGAGTTGTGGCAAGAAACAGTGAGGGGTTGCGCTTTACCCTGGAAACCCAGCGAAATTGCCGCCGCTACCGAACTGCGAAGTTTAATTGTCGGTGTTGTCTTACGACAAGCCGATGAACTCGCCTCTATGAATTTTGAATTACAACGCAGCAACGAAGAACTTGATTCTTTTGCTTATATTGCTTCCCACGATTTGAAGGAACCCCTGCGCGGGATTCATAACTACGCTAATTTCTTAATGGAAGATTATGCTGAGACGCTCAAGGGTGATGGGGTGGCGAAACTACAAACCCTGGTGCGCTTAACCCAGCGTATGGAAGATTTAATTAATTCTCTGCTGCATTTTTCGCGGTTGGGACGGGCGGAACTGATGCGCCAACCAGTCAACTTAAATGAGTTAGTCCAGCAGGTAATTCATACCCTCAGCATTACTCGCCCACAAAGTGAAATAGAATTTCGGCTTCCCCAAACGCTGCCCAGTATAGAATGCGATCGCGCCCAGGTAAATGAATTATTCACAAACTTAATCAGCAATGCCATGAAGTACAACGATAAAGCCCAAAAATGGGTAGAAATTGGCTATATTCCCCAGGAAGACACCTCCCGACAGCCAATTTTCTATGTGCGTGATAATGGCATTGGCATTTTAGAAAAGCACCTCGACAAAATCTTTCAAATCTTTCGCCGCTTACATGGACGAGATGAATTTGGCGGTGGAACTGGCGCAGGCTTAACCATTGCTCGCAAAATTGTGGAACGCCACGGCGGGAGAATTTGGGTAGAATCTACACCCAAGCAAGGTAGTACATTTTACTTTACATTAACAGCAGAGGCAATCACTTAA
- a CDS encoding response regulator — protein sequence MRTAPIPLLLVVEDSNEDFEALQRLLERSPIQVPIQRCVNGEQALAFLHRTGNYSDICFSPGLIVLDLNLPGTDGREVLRQIKQDDNLKTVPVVVFTTSNNPKDIEDCYRYGVNSYIVKPINFEQLKRDVQTLIQYWFEVTTLPEHLEY from the coding sequence ATGAGAACTGCGCCCATACCCCTGCTGTTAGTGGTGGAAGACAGCAACGAAGACTTTGAAGCCCTGCAACGATTGTTGGAGCGATCGCCCATTCAAGTACCGATTCAGCGATGCGTCAATGGAGAGCAAGCCTTGGCTTTTCTGCATCGTACTGGTAACTATAGCGACATCTGCTTTTCTCCGGGCTTGATTGTCTTGGATTTAAATCTGCCGGGAACCGATGGCCGAGAAGTATTGCGCCAGATCAAGCAGGATGATAATCTAAAGACCGTTCCGGTTGTGGTATTTACCACCTCCAATAACCCCAAAGATATCGAAGATTGTTACCGCTACGGAGTTAACAGCTACATCGTTAAACCGATTAATTTTGAGCAGCTAAAACGAGATGTGCAAACATTGATCCAATACTGGTTTGAGGTGACAACACTTCCTGAACACCTGGAGTATTAA